The Methanobacterium bryantii genome includes the window AACTGTAGTCTGATTAATTAACTGCTGACTGCCGCCACCTGAAGGCCCTCCACCTCCCTCTGGACTTCCTCCTCCCCCACCAGTATTTCCGGATATCACTGAAAAATCAGCAGCACCGGCAGTCAGTGCTTTTTGGGTAGATGCAGAGAGGTTGTCAGTTACAAGACCGAGTCCTACCACCGCAGCGACGCCTATAGCAATTCCAAACACTGCCAGTAAACTCCTTGATTTATTCCTAAATATGTTCTTTATAATCAAATTCCTGAATTTCATGCTCTTTTGTTTAAATAGCCATAGTTAAGTAGTTATTCCAGATTTAAGTCCAAATTTATACTAATTATACCCAAATCTCTACCAAATTATTTTTACATATCCATAAAATTAGAAACAGCTACGGATCACTAAAAAAATAAAATCCTATTTTTCAGCCTTGGAAATATTTCATAACTATTTTAGAATTTAATTCTAAATTTGGACTAGTATGTGGCTTATTATATAAAAACAGCGGAATTCCGGCATATTTTGGGCTAAATTTGGGAAAAGCTTTATATTCTTTCTGGCTCTTAATTGGAGCATAGATATTATTAAAAAACTTTAGCAGTGTGAAATATTCATGTTTACAAAAATTAAAGAAAAATGGTGGATTATAACCTTATTCAGTATATTTGTATTCTCATTTATACTGGATATGTATGTATTAACGCGTTATAACTTATCTTACGGAATGGACGGTCCTTTTTATGATCTTCAGGTTTTGAATATACTTAAAACAGGCCTTCCTGCCAGTAATGATCCTCCGCTTGTTTACTATATGCTTACTCCTTTTGTACTTATAAGTGGAAATTCTTTTCTTGGAATAAAAATTGGAATGGCTCTTCTTGGGTCACTTATGGCATTTCCTGCATTTCTACTTACAGAGATGTTTGGTGAAAAGATTGACATAGAATCTAAGATCCCTGCCCTTTTAAGTGCATTTCTAATAACTGTAAACATATTTTACTTCCAGCTGATTGGAGATTTCATGCAGAATTTAGTGGGTGTCTTTTTCCTGCTCCTCTTAATATATTTTGCAGTTAAGTGGCTTGAAAATCCAAAAGAATGGAAAAAATATGGAATTCTGGCGATTACGATTCTTCTATGTAACATATTTATACATATTTATACGGGAATACTTGCAGTCATTCTGTTTATTTCTCTTTTATTGTTTAACTGGATTTTAATATCTTATAAAACAGGAAAAGTAGAAATGAAAGGTTTAAAAATATTGGGAATAGTTAGTATTTTAGTTATAGGGGGATTAGCAATTTTATTTGCTGTATATCCATATATGTTCTCTAAATTCACTACTGTACTTTCATTCCTGAATAATTCATCTACAAACAGTTCTAATTTAACTGGGGGGAATTTTGTTAATCCGGTAATATTTTTAACTGTTCCTTTCATTTTAGGAGTGCTTGTTACTATATATATTTTCTATAATGGGCTTAAAGAAAAGATAAATGTAGAAAGAAAGGTAATAAGTAGAAAGACGCTTTTGGCATGGGCTTATTTAGTACTGACAGTAATTTTAATTAGTTTAACTGTGGCGCCTTCAGTGGACTCTCAGTATAAAAGCAGGTTCATAGAGTTGGCATTTGTTCCAATTGCCCTTATGGTACCATTAGGCTTAAAATTCATTGAAAACTGGCTGTCAAAGATATACCCTTCTAAAAGAAGGTTAAAATTAGGGTTAATAAGCTTAATAGCAGTTATATTTGTTATATCAAGTTTTTATACCGTTACTGGAGAATTCTCAAGTATGGGGCCAAGTATAACTTCTGAACAGTATAATAATTTGGTTTCTCTCAAAGAAAATCTTACATCTAATAACATCGACACAAATGGTATAATACTGGTCAATGATTATCATACTGGTTACTGGGTGGAATATGTACTTGGAATGCAGGTGGAAACAGGAAACCTGAGTGAAATTCAGAAAGAATATCCAAATCGAACTATATATGCGGTTACTTTGACACAAAATGGCCAATCTCAATTAAAAGGAAATTCCGAGTATTTATGGAATCCGCTGCTTCCTTATTCATTCCCATTTGTAGGATGGAACTTTGATAATTCATTTAATTCAACTGGTGGCCAGAAACAGCTTTCACAAAACATGTCTCCTCCAGGAGATTTGGGAAATGCAACTGGGCAGAATCGATCTGGCACTCCTCCAAATGGTTTAGGAAGTAATAGGCAAAATGACAAAAGTTCCACATTTAATGATACTGGAACGGGTCCAAATAGTGCTGCAAGTGGCGTAAATGGTCCAGTTAATGGAGGTTCATCTGGAGGTATGTCAGATCAAAACTTAAACAGGATAATATCTGATTATGGGACCTTAATTTTCAGTGGAAGTAATTTTAAGATATATAAAATATCTTAACTCCCTATTTTAATAAAATCCTTAAAATATTCTATGGGGGGAACGATTTCGCAGCAGATAAAATAAATTAAACTTTTTAGCGTAAATATAATTTATAAAATGAAGCTTGAGAAAATATTACTACTTCTTTTATGTGGAATAAAGCTAAGTCTATATTTCTATATCTAAAATTAACTGATAAATTTCTATTTGAATTTACTCTCTAATTCTCTTTAAATTAAAATTTAATATTTTTAAAATTAGCATGCTAAAATATAATTAATTCTAAATTAAAATAAAAAATTGTTTTACCTCTATTATTAGAGGTTGTTAAAATTCAGAATGAATTTTGTAACCTCAAAAATCCTACGGATTTTTGGAGGTTGAAGGAAAACTTACAGTTTTCCGAAACCTCAAAAAAAATTTTCAATTTTTTTTGGAGGTTGAAGAAAAATTCTATGAATTTTTCGAAACCTCAAAAACCTCTGGTTTTTGGAGGTGACCCACCCACTGTGCAATATAATCTTCTATGAGCGAAAGGGGATTCAAAGAGGCTAAGCCTCACATAGAAGATATTAAGCGACATATTTGGATACTTGCAGGTGCCCGCCAACCTGCAATTAATATTCTGTTTTTAATTTTCTTGATATCACCTGTAATTAGTTCATTATTTTATATTGAGAGGTTTCAGTATATGGAAAGATGGTGAGATGATTTAACCTCTCAATATATGTAATTATACTTTTAACTTATTTGTTCCCGATTTTTAATAATTCGGTTCATGTACTTCACGTTTTAATGTTGGAGTGCTAAATTTAAGTATTTATTCCAGATTTATACCCAAATCTATACCAAATGTTGCTGTGAAAAGAAGCTTATCAAAATATTACTAATTTTTTTAAGTGATTTAAAAAAAAAAGAAATGATATCTGATGTAATTATATCAAAATACTGATCTTTTAGGTAATATTTAAAAAAAAGGAATGAATACTTAATTATAATCTAAAAAAGGGGTAAAATAAGTTTAGTCCAATGTGATCTTTAAAAGGACTGATAGGGCTATAAGCTGGATCACATTAATGGAAGATAACGGGAATTGAGGTCGATCTATATCAAAACCATGTTGTCCCATGCCCATAACCAGATTTAGGATCAAAAATCCGGTAGATACAACGTTTTGAATTAGTAATAGCGAAGCAAATATTAAAAGGCCCATGGTAAATTTGGATTTGAGCTGCCTGTAATTTTTCATGTAGATATAAATTAATGCTATTAATAAGCAGATATTTGCAATTCCAACTACAATAGATAAATATGAGGTTCCTATGCCTCCGATATCAATTCCATTCGGGCCTATATGAAATGGTCCTAAAGTGATACCGCCGTCATTTAAACCACTATCTATATGCGGTGCACTATGCCCTATACCAATATCGGGGTTCATATTTGTACCGTTTGGCACTTTTGTAAAATGTGGGCTAATATCTGTACCATTTGGCGTTGCGTTTGTGGAATTTTGTATCATTTTATATCCTCTACTATCTCAATTTTTTGCATTTTAAATATCTACTTTTTCCCAATTTGTTCCCAAATCTCGTTGAAAACATCATAGTTTTTTTCCATATTTTCTGTTAGAAAATACATTTTACCGTATTTTCCTCCTGTGGACTTAATGATGCCGTTGTCTTCTAAAACTTTAATATGGTGCCTTATAGTTTTATAATCAAGCTGAAGTTCTTCAGAAAGTTGGTTTGCATTATATGGTCTATCATTTAACGACTTAATTATTTTGGCACGGTTTAATCCGCCTTTCATTCCGGCGATTAACCACCACAACAGCTTTTTCATGTAATCACTTATGAGAATTAGGACATTGCTCTATTTATTTTTATGACTTAAAAACTTGATTAATAAAATTATTTTTGCTCATGTATATGAATTATACTTTAATTAAATTGTAATTTTGATATAGTAATTATCGTAACATGTAGTTGATAATCCACATGAAAGATATAATTTACATTATTTACATAACTTTCATAGATGATTGATTTATATTATTCGCTCAATTGGTACAACCAGAATATCCTTTGCACCTATTTTTTTAAGCCTGTTTACGGTATTAAAGACTTCACGTTCATCTACAACTGCCTGAACTGCCACAATGTCTTCATTTGAAACAACTTGAGAAACAGTTGGTCCTGTAAGCCCCGGCATTGCTTTTTTAACATCTTCAAGGGATTCTTTATTGACGTTCATCATGACGAGTTTTTTGCCCTCTGCATCTAGAACTCCTTTTATACCTGTCCGTATGGCTTCTATTTTTTCGTTTTTGTCTTTAAAACTTTCTTTATTTGCAATTAGTTTTATGGAACTTTCAAGTATGGTATCTATAATCTTAAGATGATTCATTTTGAGTGTTGTGCCTGTACTTGTGAGATCTGCTACAATATCTGCAACACCTATAAAGGGCGCAATTTCGGTTGACCCGCTTAATTCAACTATTTTGACGTTTATACCTTTATTTTTCAGGTATTTTTTTGTCAAATTAGGAAATTCTGTGGCTACAATGGCACCGTTATCTATGTCTAGTATGTTGTTAATTTTAGAATCTTCAGGTACAGCTAAAACAAGTTTAGCACTTCCAAAATTAAGATCCTCTAAAATTTCAACATCTGCTTCTTTTTCTTCTATTAAATCGAGGCCGGTTATTCCAAGGTCTGCTGCGCCGTCTGCAACAAATTCTGGAATATCTGCAGCCCTTGTAAACATAACACTTGTATCTTCATCATATGTTTCTGAGAAGAGCTTTCTATTTGCCGTATCTTTAATACCAATTCCTGCTTTTTCCAAAAGTTTAACTGCAGGATCACTAATTCTTCCTTTTGATGGAAGCGCTATTTTTAACTGCATATGCGTCCTCCCTGTAAAGTTGATTAAATAATTATCATTATGGTGAATAACTAAATTATTGCTAATTCAGGTTTACATTTGTTTTAAACATGCAAAAACTATGGATTTTTGCTGTTAAATAATCGGAAGATTATTTAAACATGATTAAATGAATTTAAGGAATATATATTTTATAAGTCTAGTTCGTTATTCACTATAAGTAATTTGGCATGTACTTTATATATTTTGGATAAAGGTTATTAAAGGCTTTATGCCCAAATTGAAATTGAATACAATAATATTGTCTTATATTGTACAATGTGTACTTTTAAAACTTTGGTAATGATAGGTTATTAACGGATTTATATCATACAAAATATAGGATAATTTAATACCAATCTACTTTATGCAAAATGTATTTTTAGACTTTAATAAATAAGATAGTAGATATTTATGTAAATTAATCTAAAATTTAAACATTAAATGGTGGTCCCATGGAAACAAAAAGTATTTTGATAGATAACGTTACTATACTGGGCGGTGAGATTAAAAAAGGCTCAGTAATTGTAGAAAATGATAAAATAGTAGAAATAACTGAAAAATCAGGATCACACAGCGCTGATGAGGTAATAAAGGGTGAAAAAAAAGTTCTAATGCCAGGACTTGTAAATACACACACTCATCTTTCAATGACACTTATGAGAGGACTTGCAAATGACTTACCACTTGATACCTGGCTAAATGATCATATATGGCCTGTAGAAGCCGAATTAAACAGAGAAGATTGTTATGCTGGGGCTTTACTGGCATGTATTGAAATGATAAAGTCTGGAACCACCACATTCAATGATATGTACTTTTTTATGGATGATGTTGCCAAAGCAGTTGATAAATCTGGCTTAAGAGGAATGCTTTCATATGGAATGATTGATTTTGGAGACGAAGAGAAGAGAAAGGCTGAATTTAAAGAAACCATGAGGATAATAGAAAAATGCCATGATACTGCAGATGGTAGAATAAAAGTTGTATTTGGGCCACATGCTCCACATACATGCTCCACTGAGCTTTTAAAAGAAGTAAGGGAAAGGGCAAGTAAATTGGGGCTTAAAATACATATTCATGTTAATGAAACTGAATTTGAGGCGGATCAAGTAAAAGAGTCTTATGGTGTAAGGTCGTTTGAATATCTTGATGAAATAGGTTTTCTGGCCGATGATGTTATAGCAGCACATGCTGTATGGCTTTCAGATAAAGAAATAAAAATAATTAAAGAAAATAATGTGAAATTATCCCACAACCCTACAAGTAACATGAAATTGGCATCAGGAGTATCACCTGTTTCAAAATTAATTGGCACTGGAGTAAATGTATCTTTGGGAACTGACGGTGCAGCCTCAAATAACAATTTAGACTTATTTGAAGAGATGAAGCTGGTAGCACTGCTTCAAAAAGTGCACACTGGCGATTCTACAGTTCTTCCAGCTGAAAAAGTGTTTAATATGGCCACAATTGATGCTGCTGCTGCTTTAGGTCTTGAAAATGAAATTGGAAGTATTGAAGTTGGGAAAAAGGCTGATCTCGTACTTGTGGATATGAAAACTCCTAGTTTAACTCCATTTAGGCATCCAGTATCTCATGTTGTGTATGCTGCAAATGGCGGTGATGTTGACACTGTAATTTGTAATGGGGAGATCTTGATGAGAAACAAAGTATTAGAGGTGCTTGATGAGACTGAGGTAGTTCGGCTCGCTGAAAATGCTGTAGAATAAAACCGTGACTATAAATGCACTTTTGAACTATGGAAGTACTTTTTTTTATTAAATGTTTTATAATTTGAAGTTATTATGTCATAAGTACAGTTTATCCAGAGTATATATTGGACTTCAATAATAAATAATAACTATTTATGTAAATTAATCTAAAATTTAAATATTAACCGGTGGTTCCATGGAAACAAAAAGTATTTTAATAGATAACGTTACTATACTGGGCGATGAGATTAAAAAAGGTTCAGTAATTGTAGAAAACGATAAAATTGTAGAAATAACAGAAAAAACAGGCTCACACAGTGCTGATGAGATAATAAACGGCGAAAAAAAAGTTCTAATGCCTGGACTTGTAAATACACATACTCATCTATCAATGACACTTATGAGAGGTCTTGCAGATGACTTACCTCTTGATACATGGTTAAATGATCATATTTGGCCAGTGGAGGCTAATTTAACAGGCGATTACTGTTATGCAGGTGCTTTACTGGCATGTATTGAAATGATAAAGTCTGGAACCACCGCATTCAATGATATGTACTTTTTTATGGATGATGTGGCGAAAGCAGTTGATAACTCTGGTTTAAGGGGCATGCTATCCCACGGGATGATAGACCTTGGGGACGAAGAGAAGAGAAAGGCCGAATTTAGGGAAACCATGAGGATAATAGAAAAATGCCATGATACTGCAGACGGGAGAATAAAAGTCGCATTTGGGCCACATGCACCTTACACATGTTCAACAGAACTTTTAAAAGAAGTAAGAGAAAAAGCAAGTAAATTAGGGCTCAAAATCCACATTCATGTGGCTGAGACTGAATTTGAAGTTGGACAGGTAAAGGAGTCCTACGGTGCAAGACCTTTTGAATACCTTGATGAAATAGGTTTTTTAGCAGATGATGTAATAGCAGCGCATGCTGTATGGCTTTCAGATAAAGAAATAAAAATAATTAAAGAAAATAATGTGAAATTATCCCACAACCCTACAAGTAACATGAAGCTGGCGTCAGGAATATCTCCAGTTTCTAAATTAATTGAAAGCGGTGTAAATGTATCATTGGGAACTGACGGTGCAGCCTCAAATAACAATTTAGACTTGTTCGAAGAGATGAAATTGGCAGCACTACTTCAAAAAGTCAACACGGGGGATTCTACAGTGCTTCCAGCTGAAAAAGTGCTTGAAATGGCCACAATTGATGCTGCTGCTGCTTTAGGTCTTGAAAACGAAATTGGCAGCATTGAAGTTGGGAAAAAGGCTGATCTCGTACTTGTGGATATGAAAACTCCTAGTTTAACTCCATTTAGGCATCCAGTATCTCATGTTGTGTATGCTGCAAACGGCGGCGATGTTGACACTGTAATCTGTAATGGGGAAATTTTGATGAGAAATAAAGTGTTAGAAGTGCTTGATGAGGCTGAAGTGATTCAGCTTGCTGAAGGTGCTGCAGAGGAACTTTTATCAAAAAGCTGATTTCCATAAATAAGCTGGTCTTATTTGATATCGACAAAACGTTAATAGATAGGTCAATATGCCACCATGTGGCATTCTCCTATGCTTTTAGAAAGGTTTATGGTGTTAATGTAGATATCAGCATCATTAATTATGCTGAAATGACCGATCCGCAGATCGCAGTTGAAGTTCTTAAGTGTGTTGGGCTTGATGGGAATTTAATTAAGGCTAAGCTAGATGAATGCAATGGAAGCAGTTGTTGATTATTTTAAAGAAAATGTAGAAAGAGAAGATATTCCTGCTTTAGATGGGTCAAAAGAACTTTTGGAGTATTAGAAAATAAAGTACTCATTGGTTTAATTACCGGCAATTTAGAGCAAATTGTCTTAGAAAAAATGAAAAAAGCAGGTTTAAGTCGTTATTTCAAGGTGGGCTGATTTGGAAGCGACAATATAAATAGGACAGAGCTAGTTAAAACTGCCATTAAGAGGGATAGGGATGATCATGATTTCGATGGCAGTGAAATTTTTGTTTTTGGAGATACTCCCGTGATATAAAAGCAGGGTTTGAATCAGGTGCTAAGACTGTAGGGGTTGCAACAGGGAGATATTCAAAAGATGAACTTAAAGATTCAGACGCTGATTTTGTTTTTGATAATTTAACGGATAAAAAAGAAATATTGAATGTTATACTTGAAAATTCTTAATTTTAGCTTTAAATAGAATTAAACCTATTGTTTTAACTAGATGATCTGGCAAAATAAAAATAATTGGAATTCAAATTATATCTTATCTCCTAATTACATTATTGATTGTAATGGCTATAAGGAGCAGCACTGGCCATATTTCAAGCCTTCCCATCCAGAAATCTATGATGAAAACTATTTTTACAAGTACTGGCGAATCAGGAGTCATAATCCCGCTTGAAAGCCCAACGTTACTTAAAGCAGATGCTACTTCAAAAATGACTCTTGATATGTCGGAGTAATATATGAGGGTTATAATCACGCTTATTATGTATATTACAAGGTATGTAAACACAAATGCACTTGTTATTCTTAAAACATCGTCTGTAATCTGTAATTCAGTGACATGGTGAACTTTTTTAGCCATTACAGCTTTACCTGGTAGTATAAATGATTTGACCTGCCATGATATCCCTTTTAAAAGTACACCCAACCTGAGCCATTTAATACCCCCACCAGTAGATAGTGAACCAGCACCAATTATCATGATTATGGTGAGGAGAAAAGTACCGAGACCAATCCATTGGCTCAGTATATCTGGATAAAAAGCTGTTTGCAGACCTGTTGTAGATATGGCAGAAACCATCTGGAACAGGGCAAATCTGAAGTTGAGCAGCAAGCTATTTCCATAAACATGGTTGTTGTACAGTACAAATGTCACAAGAATTGTTGAGACCACAATAAGTGAAAATGCCACTTTTGTTTCTATATCCCTGAAGTATTCCCTCCAATTTCCTTTTAAAATTGTGTAGAGTAGGGCGTAGTTTGTGGCTCCAAGTATCATTATAATCATGGCTGCTATTTCTATCCAGATGCTGTTATAGAATAAAAGGCTTGTATTATGCATTCCAAATCCACCTGTGGATAGGGTGGTAAATGCATGGAAAATAGAATCAAAAACATGCATACCTGCCGCTAAATAGAGAGCTATGGCAATTGCAGTAAATGAAACATACATGTAAACTACGACACGGGTTGATTGTTTAATGCTGGGTCTTAAACGTTCTTCTCTACCTTCTGCAAAGTAAAGGCGCATTACATCAGCACCAGTGGATCTAAAAATGGCCAAAAGTAGGAATATGATTCCAAGACCTCCAATCCATTGAGTAAAAGCTCTCCAAAAATTAATTGTGTAAGAAATAGCATCTATATTTGAAAACATGCTGAAACCAGTTGTTGTAAATCCAGACATGGCTTCAAAATAAGCATTTAAATAAGATAAATCTCCTGAAAAAAAGTAGGGTAACGCACCAAGTGCACATGCAATCAACCATATGGCAGTTGAAAAAACCATTGCACTTTTAATGGTCATTTTTATTTCTGTTTTAAATAATTTAACAAAAGTAAAGCCAATAACTGCACTTATAGCAGCTGAAGATAAAAAAGGAACTATATATCGGGGCTCATTATAAATAAGAGAAACTAAAATAGGAACTAGCATTGCAGCTCCAAGAAGCATGCAAACATCTCCTGTGTAATGAAGGATAGTTTTAACTTCTCTCCTACTCAGCCTATGAACCCTTTGCATTTAATCACATTCTAGGTCGTGAACATCTGCGTAACTTTTTTCACGGCATTTGCCTTAACAAGTACGGAAATAAGGTTATTTTCATTTAAAACCATATTTTCCTTTGGAATAATGATGTTGCCATTATTATGAACTGCGGCAATTATATAATCATCTGTGGGACTCACTTCTCTAATTTCTTTACCAATTACCTTTTTATTTTTCACGGTAATGTTTATCATTTCTGCATTTCCCTTTCCAAGCACGATTAGATCGGCTATATTGGGTCTTGTTATCACTTTCTCAAGGTAACTCGCTGCAGTAAGTTCGGGACTTACAACAAAATTGATACCTACTTTTTGAAATGCTTCCTCATGTGATATATCGCTTACCCTTGCTATAATTTTTTCTATATTATAATCCCTTACAAGAATACTTGATAACAAATTAGCGTCGTCATTCCCTGTAGCTGCAACAAAAACATCTGCATCACCAATATTGGCTTCTTCGAGAATCTTTTTATTGGTACCATTACCACAGATAACCAGTGCATCTAGTTCCGTCGCAGCATTATTACATAATTCTTCACTTTTTTCGATTATAGTAACATCGTTACCATTTTCAATTAGTTTTGAGGCCAGGTTAAGACCTACTCTTCCTCCGCCCATTATTACTACATACATAAATACACCTTATCAATAATTATAGTTTAAATCGTTTAAATAAATACTTAAAACGGTTATAAGTTTGAAATAAAATGTTATTCTACATAAATATAGTCAATAAACTTTACTTTAAGTTCATACTGGCTATGCAACGGTTTACTAATTTTTTTTATACCGATTCATGTAATTTGACCAATGTTATATATAAACTTTATCTTCCGATATCTTCCGACTGGTTAAATTCAAGGTCTTAAACTATTTTTTGCACTAAAGTAGACATTAAATTGGGGTATATAAGTAAAACCTGCCGAATAAATGGACTAAAGACATATGAATTTGTAATATGTCTTGCTAATTTATTAAGAGTAATACTAAACTATAACATGTACTTTTAATTATTTGGATATGGTCCCTGTACGCAGTAGATAACCTATTATAACGACGATTATGAAGATGAGGGTGCAGGCGATTATTATTTGAACTGCTGTTATCCTTTCCATTTTTTGATCTTTGGATTTCCCCTTTATTAATTATTCTATGTTATGTATTATTTACAATGAATACTGTTCCTTTTATATCAATTTTTAGAATAGTTTCAACATAAAAAAAATTAAAACCTCTTTAATGCACCTAATGATGCTTTTATTAAAACAAGTACTGGAATTATTTCAATTCTTCCAATCCACATGTTAAATATCAGGAAAATTTGGGGAATTTGAGGCATTGTTGGGGATGTAATTCCCATTGAAAGCCCAACGTTTCCCTGCGCTGAAATAATTTCATATAATGAGTTTAAAGCATCGTATCCATACTGTACAAATACAAGCCAGCTTATGAATATGAAAAGAAGATAAATAAATACATAAGAACTTGCTTCTCTAACTTCTACATCTGTTACAGGTT containing:
- a CDS encoding amidohydrolase family protein, encoding METKSILIDNVTILGGEIKKGSVIVENDKIVEITEKSGSHSADEVIKGEKKVLMPGLVNTHTHLSMTLMRGLANDLPLDTWLNDHIWPVEAELNREDCYAGALLACIEMIKSGTTTFNDMYFFMDDVAKAVDKSGLRGMLSYGMIDFGDEEKRKAEFKETMRIIEKCHDTADGRIKVVFGPHAPHTCSTELLKEVRERASKLGLKIHIHVNETEFEADQVKESYGVRSFEYLDEIGFLADDVIAAHAVWLSDKEIKIIKENNVKLSHNPTSNMKLASGVSPVSKLIGTGVNVSLGTDGAASNNNLDLFEEMKLVALLQKVHTGDSTVLPAEKVFNMATIDAAAALGLENEIGSIEVGKKADLVLVDMKTPSLTPFRHPVSHVVYAANGGDVDTVICNGEILMRNKVLEVLDETEVVRLAENAVE
- a CDS encoding TrkH family potassium uptake protein; amino-acid sequence: MQRVHRLSRREVKTILHYTGDVCMLLGAAMLVPILVSLIYNEPRYIVPFLSSAAISAVIGFTFVKLFKTEIKMTIKSAMVFSTAIWLIACALGALPYFFSGDLSYLNAYFEAMSGFTTTGFSMFSNIDAISYTINFWRAFTQWIGGLGIIFLLLAIFRSTGADVMRLYFAEGREERLRPSIKQSTRVVVYMYVSFTAIAIALYLAAGMHVFDSIFHAFTTLSTGGFGMHNTSLLFYNSIWIEIAAMIIMILGATNYALLYTILKGNWREYFRDIETKVAFSLIVVSTILVTFVLYNNHVYGNSLLLNFRFALFQMVSAISTTGLQTAFYPDILSQWIGLGTFLLTIIMIIGAGSLSTGGGIKWLRLGVLLKGISWQVKSFILPGKAVMAKKVHHVTELQITDDVLRITSAFVFTYLVIYIISVIITLIYYSDISRVIFEVASALSNVGLSSGIMTPDSPVLVKIVFIIDFWMGRLEIWPVLLLIAITINNVIRR
- a CDS encoding HAD hydrolase-like protein translates to MKAGFESGAKTVGVATGRYSKDELKDSDADFVFDNLTDKKEILNVILENS
- a CDS encoding amidohydrolase family protein is translated as METKSILIDNVTILGDEIKKGSVIVENDKIVEITEKTGSHSADEIINGEKKVLMPGLVNTHTHLSMTLMRGLADDLPLDTWLNDHIWPVEANLTGDYCYAGALLACIEMIKSGTTAFNDMYFFMDDVAKAVDNSGLRGMLSHGMIDLGDEEKRKAEFRETMRIIEKCHDTADGRIKVAFGPHAPYTCSTELLKEVREKASKLGLKIHIHVAETEFEVGQVKESYGARPFEYLDEIGFLADDVIAAHAVWLSDKEIKIIKENNVKLSHNPTSNMKLASGISPVSKLIESGVNVSLGTDGAASNNNLDLFEEMKLAALLQKVNTGDSTVLPAEKVLEMATIDAAAALGLENEIGSIEVGKKADLVLVDMKTPSLTPFRHPVSHVVYAANGGDVDTVICNGEILMRNKVLEVLDEAEVIQLAEGAAEELLSKS
- the hisG gene encoding ATP phosphoribosyltransferase, with the translated sequence MQLKIALPSKGRISDPAVKLLEKAGIGIKDTANRKLFSETYDEDTSVMFTRAADIPEFVADGAADLGITGLDLIEEKEADVEILEDLNFGSAKLVLAVPEDSKINNILDIDNGAIVATEFPNLTKKYLKNKGINVKIVELSGSTEIAPFIGVADIVADLTSTGTTLKMNHLKIIDTILESSIKLIANKESFKDKNEKIEAIRTGIKGVLDAEGKKLVMMNVNKESLEDVKKAMPGLTGPTVSQVVSNEDIVAVQAVVDEREVFNTVNRLKKIGAKDILVVPIERII
- a CDS encoding glycosyltransferase family 39 protein, translated to MFTKIKEKWWIITLFSIFVFSFILDMYVLTRYNLSYGMDGPFYDLQVLNILKTGLPASNDPPLVYYMLTPFVLISGNSFLGIKIGMALLGSLMAFPAFLLTEMFGEKIDIESKIPALLSAFLITVNIFYFQLIGDFMQNLVGVFFLLLLIYFAVKWLENPKEWKKYGILAITILLCNIFIHIYTGILAVILFISLLLFNWILISYKTGKVEMKGLKILGIVSILVIGGLAILFAVYPYMFSKFTTVLSFLNNSSTNSSNLTGGNFVNPVIFLTVPFILGVLVTIYIFYNGLKEKINVERKVISRKTLLAWAYLVLTVILISLTVAPSVDSQYKSRFIELAFVPIALMVPLGLKFIENWLSKIYPSKRRLKLGLISLIAVIFVISSFYTVTGEFSSMGPSITSEQYNNLVSLKENLTSNNIDTNGIILVNDYHTGYWVEYVLGMQVETGNLSEIQKEYPNRTIYAVTLTQNGQSQLKGNSEYLWNPLLPYSFPFVGWNFDNSFNSTGGQKQLSQNMSPPGDLGNATGQNRSGTPPNGLGSNRQNDKSSTFNDTGTGPNSAASGVNGPVNGGSSGGMSDQNLNRIISDYGTLIFSGSNFKIYKIS
- a CDS encoding potassium channel family protein, which encodes MYVVIMGGGRVGLNLASKLIENGNDVTIIEKSEELCNNAATELDALVICGNGTNKKILEEANIGDADVFVAATGNDDANLLSSILVRDYNIEKIIARVSDISHEEAFQKVGINFVVSPELTAASYLEKVITRPNIADLIVLGKGNAEMINITVKNKKVIGKEIREVSPTDDYIIAAVHNNGNIIIPKENMVLNENNLISVLVKANAVKKVTQMFTT
- a CDS encoding winged helix-turn-helix domain-containing protein, whose protein sequence is MKKLLWWLIAGMKGGLNRAKIIKSLNDRPYNANQLSEELQLDYKTIRHHIKVLEDNGIIKSTGGKYGKMYFLTENMEKNYDVFNEIWEQIGKK